Proteins from a genomic interval of Corynebacterium freiburgense:
- a CDS encoding glutamate-5-semialdehyde dehydrogenase: MNSARENEREQVLALARAAKEVARNIAMLTTDAKNRVLLAAADALEQQATRILTANAQDIQDGRAAGYPESFIDRLALSQERIAGIAGGLRQVAALPDPVGDVLSGKTLPNGIRMQQVRVPLGVMGMVYEARPNVTVDAFGLALKSGNVALLRGSKSARHSNTVLVEILQETLVAHGLPAAAVQLLPCETHDSVQDLITARGLVDLVIPRGGAKLIEAVVTNATVPTIETGVGNCHFYIDHDCDLDQAISMLLNGKTRRVSVCNATETVLLDTKLDDVAKRSVVAALQAAGVTVHGDVETLGCDIEATEEDWATEYLSMDIALAEVDGVQGAIEHIARWSSGHTEGIATRNIQTAQTFATAVDSAAVMINASTAWTDGEQYGFGAEIGISTQKLHARGPMALPELTSTKWILTGNGHTRP, translated from the coding sequence ATGAATAGTGCCCGAGAAAACGAACGAGAACAAGTCCTAGCATTAGCACGCGCGGCCAAAGAAGTAGCCCGAAATATAGCGATGTTAACCACCGATGCAAAGAATCGCGTGTTACTTGCCGCTGCTGATGCGCTCGAACAGCAGGCCACGCGCATTTTAACGGCGAATGCTCAGGATATTCAGGATGGTCGCGCCGCTGGCTATCCCGAATCTTTTATCGATCGTCTGGCTTTATCTCAGGAACGTATTGCCGGCATTGCTGGCGGATTGCGTCAAGTTGCCGCACTGCCCGATCCGGTAGGGGACGTCCTTTCCGGAAAGACATTGCCCAATGGGATTCGGATGCAACAGGTTCGGGTACCCCTGGGGGTAATGGGCATGGTGTATGAGGCACGCCCAAATGTAACTGTGGATGCTTTTGGGCTGGCCCTAAAATCTGGAAACGTTGCATTATTACGCGGCTCTAAATCTGCCCGCCATTCGAACACGGTACTAGTGGAAATTCTGCAGGAAACACTTGTAGCTCATGGCTTACCTGCCGCTGCGGTCCAGCTTTTACCTTGCGAAACTCACGATAGTGTGCAAGATCTTATTACTGCCCGCGGCCTTGTTGATCTGGTGATTCCCCGAGGTGGCGCGAAACTTATCGAAGCTGTGGTTACAAACGCTACCGTTCCTACCATTGAAACTGGTGTAGGTAATTGCCACTTTTATATTGACCATGATTGCGATCTGGATCAGGCGATTTCCATGCTTCTTAATGGCAAAACCCGTCGCGTCAGCGTATGCAATGCTACCGAAACTGTGCTGCTGGACACTAAGCTTGACGACGTCGCAAAGCGCAGCGTTGTAGCTGCCCTTCAGGCCGCGGGGGTCACTGTCCACGGTGATGTGGAAACACTTGGCTGTGATATCGAAGCTACAGAAGAAGACTGGGCTACTGAATACCTCTCGATGGATATCGCCCTTGCTGAAGTAGACGGCGTCCAAGGCGCCATCGAACACATAGCCCGTTGGAGCTCGGGACATACCGAAGGCATTGCCACACGCAATATCCAAACTGCCCAAACATTCGCCACTGCTGTTGATTCCGCAGCCGTAATGATTAATGCATCCACGGCTTGGACTGACGGTGAGCAATACGGATTTGGAGCAGAAATCGGAATCTCTACTCAAAAACTCCACGCTCGTGGCCCTATGGCTCTTCCCGAACTCACCTCTACTAAGTGGATCCTAACTGGCAATGGGCATACAAGGCCCTAA
- the proB gene encoding glutamate 5-kinase — MSSMLPLTPYLPDQPAKKAANGTPASLREGIAQAKRVVVKVGSSSLTGSDFTVDPARIDALVDALQARMGRGSDVIVVSSGSIAAGMAPLGLTQRPADLATKQAAASVGQVHLAHEWGRSFGRYGRVTGQVLLTAGDAGRRDRARNAQRTIDRLRQLRAVPIVNENDTVATTEMRFGDNDRLAAIVAHLVSADALVLLSDVDGLYNKNPAEPDAQFIAEVRDGNDLKGVIAGDGGVVGTGGMASKVSAARLASRCGIPVLLTSADNIAAALGPADVGTVFYPKENRLSAWKFWALYAADVAGTLRIDAGAVTAVTSGGKSLLAVGITSVEGEFQAGEIVEIMGPGGQIIGRGEVNYDSQLLGWMLGKHTSELPAGMHKPVVHADYLSDFASRA, encoded by the coding sequence ATGAGTTCTATGCTGCCATTGACGCCGTATTTGCCAGATCAGCCCGCGAAAAAGGCGGCGAATGGCACGCCGGCGAGTTTACGTGAGGGCATTGCTCAAGCGAAGCGGGTGGTGGTAAAAGTCGGATCCTCTTCGCTTACGGGGTCGGATTTTACGGTTGATCCAGCGCGGATCGATGCTTTGGTCGATGCGCTGCAAGCGCGGATGGGGCGCGGTTCTGATGTGATTGTGGTGTCTTCGGGTTCGATTGCTGCGGGCATGGCACCACTGGGCCTCACTCAGCGCCCTGCGGATCTGGCAACAAAACAGGCGGCAGCGAGCGTAGGGCAAGTACATTTGGCGCATGAGTGGGGCCGTAGTTTTGGTCGGTATGGTCGGGTGACGGGGCAAGTGCTGCTAACGGCTGGGGATGCGGGGCGTCGTGACCGGGCCCGAAACGCGCAGCGAACAATTGATCGGTTACGTCAGCTTCGTGCAGTCCCAATAGTAAATGAGAACGATACGGTCGCTACAACGGAAATGCGTTTTGGTGATAATGATCGCCTGGCTGCCATTGTTGCCCACCTTGTGAGTGCGGATGCATTGGTGCTGCTCTCTGATGTTGACGGGCTCTATAATAAAAACCCTGCGGAACCAGATGCGCAGTTTATTGCAGAAGTTCGCGATGGCAATGACCTTAAAGGTGTGATTGCGGGTGATGGGGGTGTGGTTGGTACAGGCGGTATGGCTTCGAAAGTGTCAGCGGCTCGGTTGGCATCGCGTTGTGGAATTCCAGTATTGCTGACCTCTGCCGACAATATTGCTGCGGCTTTGGGGCCTGCGGACGTCGGCACCGTGTTTTATCCCAAAGAAAATCGGTTGTCCGCATGGAAATTCTGGGCATTATATGCTGCAGATGTCGCAGGCACATTGCGTATCGACGCCGGGGCGGTTACTGCCGTAACCAGCGGCGGCAAATCACTGCTTGCGGTAGGAATTACCAGTGTTGAAGGGGAATTCCAGGCTGGTGAAATCGTGGAAATTATGGGGCCAGGTGGGCAGATTATTGGGCGTGGGGAAGTCAATTATGATTCCCAACTCCTTGGCTGGATGCTAGGCAAGCATACATCCGAATTACCGGCGGGGATGCACAAGCCGGTGGTCCACGCGGATTATCTCAGCGACTTTGCTTCCCGCGCCTAA